In one Acetomicrobium sp. S15 = DSM 107314 genomic region, the following are encoded:
- a CDS encoding C45 family autoproteolytic acyltransferase/hydolase gives MAKGYERIVISGGAFERGEKYGAAAKDKIEIGIRNYSRMFEAFSGMGWNEARKLSEVFLPDIEEYAPEVLLEMKGIAAGSGADFKDILTLNARSEIALDADGCTSLGVTPRLTKDNKAYVAQNWDWIAPQRDALVLLEIAQPPAPSLLVLAEAGMVSGKGLNSAGLGVCHNALSTGKRRVGVPIFVILRKVLNAPTLGDAVEAVAQAKRASSANFLVGTADGEIIDIEFAPEDFDVLYADEGYIAHTNHFTSLRLVRVHDHGKVILPDTFHRLGRIKRLIREHSGRIDIETMSTFLRDHTNAPDSICRHEDPRDPEGKRLSSVYSLIIDMTERTLWITHSNPCEGNYFPESLPEG, from the coding sequence ATGGCGAAAGGGTATGAGCGCATCGTTATATCGGGAGGAGCCTTCGAGCGAGGAGAGAAATACGGAGCAGCAGCTAAAGATAAGATCGAAATCGGCATTCGAAACTACAGCCGTATGTTTGAGGCGTTTTCCGGGATGGGATGGAACGAGGCGCGCAAACTCTCCGAGGTCTTTTTGCCCGACATTGAAGAGTACGCACCTGAAGTCCTATTAGAGATGAAAGGTATAGCAGCTGGGTCGGGAGCCGATTTTAAAGATATCCTCACATTGAATGCGCGCAGCGAGATTGCTTTGGATGCTGATGGCTGCACAAGTTTAGGCGTAACGCCACGACTTACCAAGGACAACAAGGCTTACGTGGCCCAAAATTGGGACTGGATCGCCCCTCAAAGAGATGCGCTCGTTCTACTTGAGATAGCTCAGCCTCCTGCTCCTTCGCTTTTAGTTTTGGCCGAAGCCGGCATGGTCAGCGGTAAGGGCTTAAACTCAGCCGGTTTGGGTGTGTGCCATAATGCCTTATCCACCGGAAAGAGGAGAGTGGGCGTGCCCATATTCGTCATCCTAAGAAAAGTCTTAAACGCGCCCACCCTTGGCGACGCGGTGGAAGCCGTGGCACAAGCGAAGCGGGCCAGTTCGGCCAACTTCTTGGTGGGCACTGCAGATGGGGAGATAATCGATATAGAATTCGCCCCTGAGGACTTCGACGTGCTCTATGCCGATGAAGGGTATATCGCTCATACTAATCACTTCACCTCTTTGCGATTGGTGAGAGTGCACGATCATGGCAAGGTTATTCTGCCTGATACGTTTCACAGGTTGGGGCGCATAAAGCGACTCATCCGAGAGCACAGCGGTCGTATCGATATAGAAACGATGAGCACATTCTTACGAGATCATACCAATGCGCCTGACTCGATATGCCGCCATGAAGATCCTCGCGACCCGGAAGGAAAGAGGCTTTCGTCTGTTTACTCTCTGATCATAGACATGACGGAGCGCACGCTGTGGATTACACACTCTAACCCCTGTGAGGGCAATTATTTCCCGGAAAGCCTGCCAGAAGGATAG
- a CDS encoding C-GCAxxG-C-C family protein gives MNLSELIDKMQELAYQYERQYGGCSQCVVGAYKTVLGTISNDVFKAATGLAGGIGLTGSACGALTGGVMVISTFIGRDFDNFADPGGERRKTFRLVAKLVDRFKGEYGSTICRDIQTKLMGRPFDLRDKEDYKEFLAAGGHEDKCPSVCANTVKWVAEILADEGLLKGD, from the coding sequence ATGAACCTTAGTGAGTTGATTGACAAAATGCAGGAGCTGGCGTATCAGTACGAAAGGCAATATGGAGGTTGCAGTCAGTGCGTCGTTGGTGCTTATAAGACTGTTTTGGGGACAATAAGCAACGACGTCTTTAAGGCTGCGACTGGCTTGGCGGGCGGAATTGGTTTAACCGGAAGCGCCTGTGGCGCTTTGACCGGTGGCGTGATGGTCATAAGCACATTTATTGGTCGGGACTTCGACAACTTTGCCGATCCCGGCGGAGAGAGACGTAAGACGTTTAGATTAGTGGCTAAGCTTGTAGATCGCTTCAAAGGTGAATACGGAAGTACAATCTGCCGCGATATACAAACGAAATTAATGGGCAGACCGTTTGATCTCCGAGATAAAGAGGATTATAAAGAATTCCTCGCAGCCGGTGGTCATGAAGATAAGTGCCCCTCGGTTTGTGCCAATACAGTCAAGTGGGTTGCTGAGATATTGGCAGACGAAGGCTTGCTGAAGGGAGATTGA
- a CDS encoding SDR family NAD(P)-dependent oxidoreductase: protein MRLEGKVAIVTGAAGGFGSEIGRVFAREGASLVLADVNYHKASNLADELKAQGVKAVAVSVDVGDEKQVYSMVDKAISELGQVDILVNNAGTGRGARIQDITLDDWNQLLRLNLTGTFLCCKAVIDHMIAREYGKIVNMSSICGQTARPVGVDYSASKSGIIGITRTLALQVAPYGINVNAIAPGPIATPIFERNWPKETVEKLKSTIPFKREGNPRDIANAALFLSSDEAGWITGEVIAVNGGAFIG, encoded by the coding sequence ATGCGGTTAGAAGGCAAAGTTGCAATCGTTACAGGGGCTGCCGGTGGCTTCGGTAGCGAAATCGGACGTGTCTTTGCGCGTGAGGGCGCATCTTTAGTGCTCGCAGACGTAAACTATCATAAAGCTTCAAATCTTGCTGATGAGTTAAAGGCGCAAGGCGTAAAGGCTGTGGCTGTATCGGTTGACGTTGGAGACGAAAAGCAGGTTTACTCTATGGTCGATAAGGCCATAAGCGAACTCGGGCAGGTTGACATTTTGGTAAACAACGCTGGAACGGGGCGCGGCGCCAGGATTCAAGACATCACTTTAGATGATTGGAATCAATTGCTAAGGCTTAACTTAACAGGGACATTTCTTTGTTGTAAAGCCGTGATAGACCACATGATCGCTCGAGAGTATGGAAAGATCGTCAATATGTCGTCCATCTGCGGTCAAACCGCAAGGCCGGTAGGTGTTGACTATTCGGCGTCGAAGAGTGGCATAATCGGCATTACGAGGACCCTCGCCCTTCAGGTAGCGCCATATGGAATCAACGTGAATGCCATAGCTCCAGGACCCATCGCCACTCCAATATTTGAACGCAATTGGCCCAAAGAGACGGTAGAAAAATTAAAATCGACAATTCCCTTCAAGCGCGAGGGGAACCCGCGCGATATTGCCAACGCGGCATTGTTTTTGTCGTCAGATGAGGCCGGATGGATCACGGGCGAAGTTATAGCAGTTAACGGCGGAGCCTTCATCGGTTAA
- a CDS encoding TRAP transporter small permease, translating into MKVFEKILNCMCVILFIEMAIVTFAQVVSRYVFGISFFWAEELARFSMVWIAFLGAAIAIAHNSHTNINFFVNLLPKTIKKYVEIAQDLVCLFFIVCVIFYSWPIVNITMKNLSTGLRIPMGLVYISLPVSGFIMILYLLIRLYFKVNCKEANAGGEQL; encoded by the coding sequence ATGAAGGTGTTTGAGAAAATCCTCAATTGCATGTGTGTGATTCTATTTATAGAAATGGCTATAGTCACGTTTGCGCAAGTAGTGAGTAGATATGTTTTTGGTATAAGCTTTTTCTGGGCAGAAGAGCTTGCAAGATTCTCAATGGTGTGGATAGCCTTTTTGGGTGCTGCTATCGCAATAGCTCACAATTCTCATACCAATATAAACTTCTTTGTTAACTTGTTGCCAAAAACAATTAAAAAGTACGTAGAAATTGCACAAGATCTTGTGTGCTTGTTTTTTATAGTATGTGTGATATTTTATAGCTGGCCTATCGTAAATATCACAATGAAAAACCTGAGTACTGGCTTAAGGATTCCAATGGGCTTAGTATACATATCTTTGCCGGTATCTGGTTTTATAATGATCTTATACTTGTTAATTAGATTGTATTTTAAAGTGAATTGCAAAGAAGCAAATGCAGGTGGTGAACAATTGTGA
- a CDS encoding TRAP transporter large permease subunit, which yields MILALFTTLVVALVIGIPIGFAIGISSMIFLLISGFPPLTIISQRMVEGVNSFPLMALPLFILSGEIMAYGATPRLMKLANMILGRVPGGLGAAAAGGCAFFGAISGSGVATTAAIGSIMGPEMVKNGYHKSFTASLLAGAGALGIVIPPSISMVVYGTACTVSIGDLFLAGIIPGLLTVGFLIGLDVVLGIKRGYRNIGGNNLTLGEHFVVFVDALLPLFMPIIILGGVLSGIFTPTEAAAIAVFYAFFLAAFIYRELKLSDIYAICAKSAEMSAIILFIMATAAPFGWIMATQNVPEVFAKALLSLSSNPVVIYLLIMILLLFLGTFMETNSTIILTAPILLPVVTNLGFSPIHFGIAMILNLAIGGATPPLAVCLFTSCKILDISVEDTFPDIIYVVVTMSIALLIVVLIPQVSLFLVNALGK from the coding sequence GTGATATTAGCTCTGTTTACCACTTTAGTTGTAGCTTTAGTTATAGGTATTCCTATAGGATTTGCGATAGGTATAAGCTCAATGATATTTCTTCTAATTAGCGGATTTCCTCCGTTGACGATAATATCTCAGCGTATGGTCGAAGGGGTTAATTCATTTCCCCTTATGGCTCTACCTTTGTTTATTTTGTCAGGGGAAATTATGGCATATGGAGCTACACCTAGACTAATGAAGCTTGCCAATATGATTTTGGGACGTGTGCCTGGTGGGCTGGGAGCGGCTGCAGCAGGTGGTTGTGCGTTTTTTGGGGCTATCTCTGGTTCTGGAGTGGCTACTACTGCGGCTATAGGAAGCATAATGGGACCAGAGATGGTTAAAAATGGATACCACAAAAGTTTTACCGCTTCTTTGTTGGCCGGGGCAGGTGCATTGGGTATAGTCATCCCTCCAAGTATTTCGATGGTCGTATATGGAACAGCGTGTACCGTGTCTATAGGAGACTTGTTCTTAGCCGGAATTATACCAGGCTTGTTAACAGTTGGCTTTCTTATCGGTTTGGATGTTGTTTTAGGAATTAAAAGAGGTTACAGGAATATTGGTGGAAATAATCTTACCCTAGGTGAGCATTTTGTGGTTTTTGTGGATGCACTTTTGCCACTCTTTATGCCCATTATTATATTAGGTGGAGTATTATCAGGTATATTTACTCCAACAGAAGCAGCTGCTATAGCTGTGTTTTATGCGTTTTTTCTTGCAGCTTTTATTTATAGAGAGTTAAAACTGAGTGATATATATGCAATATGTGCAAAAAGTGCGGAAATGAGTGCAATAATATTGTTCATTATGGCAACAGCTGCTCCGTTTGGTTGGATAATGGCAACACAAAATGTGCCTGAGGTTTTTGCTAAAGCTTTATTGTCATTATCAAGTAACCCAGTAGTGATATATTTATTAATAATGATATTATTACTATTTTTAGGTACATTTATGGAAACTAATTCTACAATAATATTAACAGCTCCTATTTTGTTACCAGTAGTTACAAATTTAGGTTTCAGCCCCATCCATTTTGGTATTGCGATGATCTTAAACTTGGCTATTGGTGGAGCAACACCACCTTTGGCTGTTTGTCTGTTTACATCGTGCAAAATCCTTGACATATCAGTAGAAGATACGTTTCCTGATATTATATATGTAGTTGTTACGATGTCTATCGCTCTTTTGATAGTGGTTTTGATACCCCAAGTTTCTTTATTTTTAGTTAATGCATTGGGTAAATGA
- a CDS encoding HpcH/HpaI aldolase family protein: protein MISFKELAHSNHRFLGMFIQSTSSEFVEIVGYTGFDFIIIDMEHSPIDYSTSRVLAQAADAAGIVSTIRVAEKSPVSVCKALDTGVSGVVVPGISSVSDAEAAIGYARYAPLGVRGACPCVRANRYGIGGEVFYKKANETTSVILLLEGKSAIESFDAISNIKGLDAILLGPVDLSHSLGFPGQIHHHAVTNALIDMINKGKERNVCIGVFCTELQEAKRWFEVGVNYVVYSVDTMLFAETCSKLKASLMN, encoded by the coding sequence ATGATTTCATTTAAAGAGTTGGCACACAGTAATCATAGGTTTTTAGGGATGTTTATTCAATCCACTTCCAGTGAATTTGTGGAAATTGTGGGCTATACGGGTTTTGACTTTATCATCATAGATATGGAGCACAGCCCAATAGATTATTCTACGAGCAGAGTTTTAGCCCAAGCTGCAGATGCTGCTGGGATTGTTAGCACAATAAGGGTGGCCGAAAAATCGCCGGTGTCCGTCTGTAAGGCACTGGATACCGGCGTTTCGGGTGTTGTAGTTCCTGGTATATCTTCTGTGTCTGATGCGGAGGCTGCTATAGGATATGCAAGGTACGCTCCTCTTGGGGTGAGGGGAGCCTGTCCCTGCGTGAGAGCCAATAGATATGGAATAGGAGGAGAAGTGTTTTATAAAAAAGCAAATGAAACTACCAGTGTTATTCTCTTGCTTGAGGGAAAATCAGCAATTGAATCATTTGATGCAATATCAAATATAAAAGGCTTAGATGCCATTTTGTTGGGTCCCGTGGATCTATCTCATTCCCTTGGTTTTCCTGGTCAAATTCATCACCATGCAGTTACTAATGCATTAATTGATATGATAAACAAAGGTAAGGAACGAAACGTGTGTATTGGAGTATTTTGTACCGAACTACAAGAAGCAAAGAGATGGTTTGAAGTTGGTGTCAATTATGTGGTATACAGCGTCGATACAATGCTATTTGCCGAAACTTGTTCAAAGCTTAAGGCAAGCTTAATGAACTAA